The following nucleotide sequence is from Pedobacter sp. PACM 27299.
TCTGGAGAAATCTGCCATTAATCCGGATCATATATTGGGGATCGGCATTGGTATGCCTGGTTTCGTCAATATCGAAGAAGGAATCAATTACACCATATTTCCGATCAGCGAGGGGGAGAACCTGAGAGATTACCTGAGTGAGAAATTAAATCTTCCGGTTTTCATCGACAATGATTCCAGTTTAATTGCTATGGCAGAGCTGAAGTTTGGAAAGGCCAAAGGAAAGCAAGATGTGATGGTGATCAATATGGGCTGGGGTACCGGACTGGGAATGATTATAGACGGAAAGATCTTCAGAGGTCATAGTGGTTTCGCAGGTGAATTTAGTCACATTCCGCTGTCTGGAAGCAACCAATTGTGTTCCTGTGGCAAGCGTGGCTGTCTGGAAGTAGAAACTTCCTTATTGGTCATGGCAAAAAAAGCAAAAGCTCAGGTAGAAGCAGGGGTAGAATCCAGTATGAAACGCTTGTTTCTGGATGGATCCAAACATGATGGCGACCATTTTCTGGAAGCCGCGCGTTCTGGCGATCCATTGGCTGTTTCCATCTTAGCTGATGCCTCTTTCCATTTAGGAAAAGGTGTAGCCACCTTAATCCACATCATGAATCCCGAAAAAATTGTATTGAGCGGCAGGGGCGCGATTGCAGGAAAGATGTTTATGCCTTCTATTCAGCAGGCTATTAATGAATTCTGTATTCCCAGGATTGCAGAATGTACCCATATTGAAGTTTCTGAGATCGCCAATGATGCGGAATTACTCGGTGCAGCCAATATGGTGATGGAAAGATCCGAATTTTCATAAGCACAGTTATCACATAGATAGAACCATCCTTTACCAATTATACAAACCCAATTCTAAACTAAAAAACTATGACTAAACTACTACTAAAAATGACATGGCTCAGCTGTGCCATGTTATTCTGGAGCATCGGCGTCTTTGCCCAGACCGGTCGTACCGCAACAGGTACCGTAAAGGATGAATCAGGCACACCCATGCCCGCAGTAAGCGTCCGGGTGAAAGAAACAAAAAAATCAACCAGCACCAATTCAGAAGGAAAA
It contains:
- a CDS encoding ROK family protein, whose product is MSATIKKSAQLRRELLRHLYSGFSLSLNELSKLTQKSLPIVTAVVNELITDEFVISDGLAPSSGGRRPSMFLLNPKKERYIVSVAVDQMVTRMVIYNLTHQIQLPLQVIEIDTYTDTDALEKLIAFIQLNLEKSAINPDHILGIGIGMPGFVNIEEGINYTIFPISEGENLRDYLSEKLNLPVFIDNDSSLIAMAELKFGKAKGKQDVMVINMGWGTGLGMIIDGKIFRGHSGFAGEFSHIPLSGSNQLCSCGKRGCLEVETSLLVMAKKAKAQVEAGVESSMKRLFLDGSKHDGDHFLEAARSGDPLAVSILADASFHLGKGVATLIHIMNPEKIVLSGRGAIAGKMFMPSIQQAINEFCIPRIAECTHIEVSEIANDAELLGAANMVMERSEFS